In Luteitalea sp. TBR-22, one genomic interval encodes:
- a CDS encoding chemotaxis protein CheW has protein sequence MTPSEFAHATDQRTPPRQVATFMLDQLYFGVEVLKVQEVIRYQELTRIPLAPPVVEGLINLRGQIVTAIELRRRLGLADRKDGALPMNVVVRTSDGVVSLLVDEIGDVVEVAEAQFEQAPDTLAGPTRDLVRGVYKLKDRLLLLLDEERAAVVDGSDAGERAH, from the coding sequence ATGACGCCCAGTGAATTCGCCCATGCCACCGACCAGCGGACCCCTCCGCGCCAGGTCGCGACGTTCATGCTGGACCAGCTGTACTTCGGCGTCGAGGTGCTCAAGGTGCAGGAGGTGATCCGGTACCAGGAGCTCACCCGCATCCCGCTGGCGCCGCCCGTCGTCGAGGGGTTGATCAACCTGCGGGGCCAGATCGTCACCGCGATCGAGTTGCGGCGCCGCCTCGGGCTCGCCGACCGCAAGGACGGCGCGTTGCCGATGAACGTGGTGGTCCGCACGTCCGACGGCGTCGTCAGCCTGCTGGTCGACGAGATCGGCGACGTCGTCGAGGTTGCCGAGGCCCAGTTCGAGCAGGCGCCGGACACGCTGGCCGGGCCGACGCGCGACCTGGTGCGCGGCGTGTACAAGCTGAAGGACCGCCTGCTGCTGCTCCTCGACGAGGAGCGCGCGGCCGTCGTCGACGGCAGCGATGCGGGCGAGCGCGCCCACTAG
- a CDS encoding chemotaxis protein CheW, translating into MSESDDLIREFLIESHEGLDRLDQDLVELEKDPRNRETLGSVFRAIHTIKGTCGFLGFTKLEGVSHVGESLLSRLRDGDMVLDADITTGLLGMVDAIREILAAIESTGAEGDADYTAVIQRLQELNEQKGQAARTVAAPAAPPVAAPAVVEVPSAAAPAAPAPPPPAPVAEAVVAHAEDAEPVTTDDRKGAVSDSSLRVDVGLVDKLMNLVGELVLARNQILQFTTTQNDASFVNATQRLNLVTSELQEGVMKTRMQPIGNVWSKFPRVVRDLASMCGKQVRIEMEGKETDLDRTIIEAIKDPLTHIIRNSVDHGIESPADRIARGKRAEGTIRLRAFHEGGQINIEISDDGAGIAAEKVRQRALQRGLVTTDQSQRLSDHDVIKLIFLPGFSTAEKITNVSGRGVGMDVVKTNIEKIGGTVDIQSVAGSGTTLKIKIPLTLAIIPALMVSSGGERFAIPQVSLLELVRLEGMQASSGIERIGKALFYRLRGNLLPLVHLHSALRLDPVNTTDDAVNIVVLKADQRQFGLVVETVHDTEEIVVKPLGKQLKGLTAFAGATIMGDGRVALILDVLGLGQMAQVVSETRSSGNAAAASSEAAASTSEDTRTLLVFQASERDRMALPLSLVARLEEFPRSLLEQSGDRTVVQYRGEILPLVSLARYFHRPEAQVDPLQVIVFSFHDQHVGLIVERIVDIVQQVVVVDQRHRRRGIIGSTVLQQQVTDLLDADAVIADAGLFEAAVA; encoded by the coding sequence GTGAGCGAGTCCGACGATCTCATTCGAGAATTCCTGATCGAAAGCCACGAGGGCCTGGATCGGCTCGATCAGGACCTGGTGGAGCTGGAGAAGGATCCGCGCAACCGCGAGACGCTCGGCAGCGTCTTCCGGGCCATCCACACGATCAAGGGGACCTGCGGCTTCCTCGGCTTCACCAAGCTCGAGGGCGTGAGCCACGTGGGCGAGAGCCTCCTGAGCCGCCTGCGCGATGGCGACATGGTGCTCGATGCCGACATCACCACGGGCCTGCTGGGCATGGTGGACGCCATCCGCGAGATCCTGGCGGCCATCGAGAGCACGGGGGCCGAGGGCGATGCCGACTACACCGCCGTCATCCAGCGGCTGCAGGAACTGAACGAGCAGAAGGGCCAGGCCGCCAGGACGGTGGCCGCTCCCGCGGCGCCGCCCGTCGCCGCGCCCGCCGTCGTCGAAGTGCCGTCCGCCGCCGCGCCGGCCGCACCGGCCCCGCCGCCCCCGGCTCCGGTGGCCGAGGCCGTCGTGGCGCATGCCGAGGACGCCGAGCCGGTGACCACCGACGATCGCAAGGGCGCCGTGTCCGACAGCTCGCTGCGGGTCGACGTCGGCCTGGTCGACAAGCTGATGAACCTGGTCGGCGAGCTGGTGCTGGCGCGCAACCAGATCCTGCAGTTCACCACCACGCAGAACGACGCCTCCTTCGTCAACGCGACGCAGCGCCTGAACCTGGTCACCTCCGAGCTGCAGGAAGGCGTCATGAAGACGCGCATGCAGCCGATCGGCAACGTGTGGAGCAAGTTCCCGCGCGTCGTCCGCGACCTCGCCTCGATGTGCGGCAAGCAGGTCCGCATCGAGATGGAGGGCAAGGAGACCGACCTCGATCGCACGATCATCGAGGCGATCAAGGATCCGCTCACCCACATCATCCGCAACTCGGTGGACCACGGCATCGAGTCGCCGGCCGACCGCATCGCGCGCGGCAAGCGCGCCGAGGGCACCATCCGGCTGCGGGCCTTCCACGAGGGTGGGCAGATCAACATCGAGATCAGTGACGACGGCGCCGGCATCGCCGCCGAGAAGGTGCGGCAGCGCGCGCTGCAGCGCGGCCTGGTCACCACCGACCAGTCGCAGCGCCTCTCGGACCACGACGTCATCAAGCTGATCTTCCTGCCGGGGTTCTCGACCGCCGAGAAGATCACCAACGTGTCGGGCCGTGGCGTCGGGATGGACGTCGTCAAGACGAACATCGAGAAGATCGGCGGCACCGTCGACATCCAGAGCGTGGCCGGCAGCGGCACGACGCTCAAGATCAAGATCCCGCTCACCCTGGCCATCATCCCGGCGCTGATGGTCTCCTCGGGCGGCGAGCGCTTCGCCATCCCGCAGGTCAGCCTCCTCGAGCTGGTGCGCCTCGAGGGCATGCAGGCCTCGTCGGGCATCGAGCGGATCGGCAAGGCGCTGTTCTATCGCCTGCGCGGCAACCTCCTGCCGCTCGTCCACCTGCACTCGGCGCTGCGCCTCGACCCGGTCAACACGACCGACGATGCGGTCAACATCGTGGTGCTCAAGGCCGACCAGCGGCAGTTCGGGCTGGTGGTCGAGACGGTGCACGACACCGAGGAGATTGTGGTCAAGCCGCTCGGCAAGCAGCTCAAGGGCCTCACCGCCTTCGCCGGCGCGACGATCATGGGCGACGGGCGGGTGGCGCTGATCCTCGACGTGCTCGGCCTCGGCCAGATGGCGCAGGTCGTCTCCGAGACACGGTCGTCCGGCAACGCCGCCGCCGCGAGTTCCGAGGCCGCCGCGTCGACCTCGGAGGACACGCGCACGCTGCTGGTCTTCCAGGCCTCCGAGCGCGACCGCATGGCGCTGCCGCTGTCGCTGGTCGCCCGCCTCGAGGAGTTCCCGCGCAGCCTGCTCGAGCAGTCGGGCGACCGGACCGTGGTGCAGTACCGCGGCGAGATCCTGCCGCTCGTCTCGCTGGCGCGCTACTTCCACCGGCCGGAGGCTCAGGTCGACCCGCTGCAGGTCATCGTCTTCTCGTTCCACGACCAGCACGTCGGGCTGATCGTCGAGCGCATCGTCGACATCGTGCAGCAGGTGGTGGTGGTCGACCAGCGGCATCGCCGCCGCGGCATCATCGGGTCGACCGTGCTGCAGCAGCAGGTCACCGACCTGCTCGATGCCGATGCCGTCATCGCCGATGCCGGGCTCTTCGAAGCCGCGGTCGCGTGA